The Hyperthermus butylicus DSM 5456 genome includes a region encoding these proteins:
- a CDS encoding DEAD/DEAH box helicase — translation MKVRFRICKWLSREEFLEIVSFADYVGRNGGCSIFELSLTGRLDLDKLLDFLNSLDSFGAVFEDRDRNILEEFKKNINTVIIEAIEPGIVVLRSRRMLADFLHEYRSDGSVWYSRKHKGFVVKPYRLVDVVNRLRSEGFRIEDKTGILEPRERLRIEFVGKLREYQAEALEAWVENSYRGVIALPTGAGKTIVALAAIARLKLPTLIVVYTKEQVREWLEKIRKFLALPLGMVGAYYSDEKRLAAITVTTYQSAYQHIGLLYNRFGLLVVDEAHHLPADKFKLIAEKILAPYRLALSATPYREDGRHEELFRLVGGVIYEKSLQELAERGFVASFQVIPVLVNLEPDEKKKYEKLKNEYKVLSAGRKVEELVKAASAGDERAKKALQLLSQMRLLVALSRAKLAEAKRIVDSELAKGSKILVFTQYIEQAERVGKILGAPVITSKTDKARRALAFELFKRGRYRVLVLTTVGDEGIDVPDANVGLILSGTSSRRQFIQRLGRLLRPQPGKVSKLYYIAVRGTAEQAILKKIAEEVLASMT, via the coding sequence ATGAAGGTAAGATTTCGGATCTGCAAGTGGCTCAGCCGCGAAGAGTTTCTCGAGATAGTTTCCTTTGCAGATTATGTTGGTAGAAACGGAGGCTGTAGCATATTCGAGCTAAGTCTTACCGGAAGGCTTGATCTCGATAAATTACTCGACTTCCTCAATAGCCTTGATTCCTTCGGAGCAGTATTCGAAGATAGGGATCGTAATATCCTAGAAGAATTTAAGAAAAACATTAACACCGTCATCATCGAGGCTATTGAGCCAGGCATAGTGGTGCTTAGATCACGGAGAATGCTTGCCGATTTTCTACATGAGTATAGGTCTGATGGTAGTGTCTGGTACTCGCGGAAGCATAAGGGCTTTGTTGTAAAGCCATATAGGCTTGTCGATGTTGTCAATAGGCTTCGCAGCGAGGGCTTCAGAATTGAAGATAAAACAGGGATTCTTGAACCGAGGGAGAGACTGAGAATAGAATTTGTTGGTAAACTAAGAGAATATCAAGCTGAGGCTTTAGAAGCTTGGGTTGAGAATAGCTATCGTGGCGTTATAGCGTTACCTACAGGTGCTGGTAAGACTATTGTTGCGTTAGCTGCAATTGCCAGGTTGAAGCTTCCAACACTTATCGTCGTTTATACCAAGGAGCAGGTTCGTGAGTGGCTGGAAAAGATTAGGAAGTTTCTAGCTTTGCCACTAGGGATGGTTGGCGCATACTATTCTGACGAGAAGAGACTTGCAGCAATAACCGTTACGACATACCAGTCCGCCTACCAGCATATAGGCCTACTCTATAACAGGTTTGGCCTTCTGGTTGTTGATGAGGCTCACCACCTACCAGCCGACAAGTTTAAGCTTATAGCAGAAAAAATCCTTGCACCGTACCGTCTCGCATTATCTGCTACACCCTACCGTGAGGATGGGAGACACGAGGAACTGTTTAGACTTGTAGGCGGGGTAATCTATGAAAAGAGCTTGCAGGAGCTAGCAGAAAGGGGTTTTGTAGCATCATTCCAAGTTATACCGGTGCTGGTTAACCTCGAGCCTGACGAGAAGAAGAAGTATGAGAAGTTAAAGAACGAGTATAAGGTACTCTCGGCTGGCCGCAAGGTCGAAGAACTCGTTAAAGCAGCATCTGCAGGCGATGAAAGGGCTAAAAAAGCCCTACAACTTCTTAGTCAAATGCGTCTACTTGTTGCACTATCTAGAGCTAAGCTTGCTGAAGCAAAGAGGATTGTAGATAGCGAGCTTGCTAAGGGCTCAAAGATACTTGTCTTTACACAGTATATCGAGCAAGCTGAGCGTGTTGGCAAAATTCTAGGCGCACCGGTCATAACTAGTAAGACTGACAAAGCTAGGAGAGCACTAGCTTTTGAACTCTTTAAGCGTGGCAGGTATAGGGTATTAGTTTTAACCACAGTTGGCGATGAGGGTATCGATGTCCCTGATGCAAATGTAGGGCTGATACTTTCCGGTACTTCTTCTAGGAGACAATTTATACAGAGGCTTGGTAGGCTACTAAGGCCCCAGCCAGGTAAGGTATCGAAACTATATTATATTGCTGTGCGTGGTACTGCAGAACAAGCTATTTTAAAGAAGATTGCCGAGGAAGTACTTGCATCCATGACTTAG
- a CDS encoding AbrB/MazE/SpoVT family DNA-binding domain-containing protein, producing the protein MRFTEIVKVDSKGRVTIPLVVREALNVIEGMNLILIADTDRREIILTPLPGGGENLYELRIEFKDVPGALARISSKLAELDVDQVATQCTTVKRGENAECIIIIDLSKSTRSIDEIKSELSAMEDVHFVQIKQLQHR; encoded by the coding sequence ATGCGGTTCACCGAGATAGTGAAGGTAGACAGTAAGGGAAGAGTGACCATACCCCTAGTAGTACGTGAAGCCTTAAACGTCATTGAAGGTATGAACCTTATTCTGATAGCTGATACCGATAGGCGTGAGATAATTCTAACACCGCTACCCGGTGGCGGTGAGAACCTCTACGAACTCCGAATAGAGTTTAAGGATGTGCCTGGTGCTCTAGCGCGTATATCCTCAAAGCTTGCAGAGCTAGATGTCGACCAGGTAGCAACACAATGTACAACTGTTAAGCGCGGCGAGAATGCAGAATGCATAATAATAATAGATTTGTCTAAGAGCACGCGAAGTATTGACGAGATAAAATCAGAGCTTTCAGCCATGGAGGATGTCCATTTTGTCCAGATAAAACAGCTGCAGCATAGATAG
- a CDS encoding PINc/VapC family ATPase, whose protein sequence is MYRLEPIPAYVPDTSVVIEGLVSRLVKEGRIRGKILIHRAVISELENQANQGKATGFSGLEELKRLRELAEEGLIDIEIVGQRPSPSDIRYAHLGAIDALIRDYAYENGATLITADRVQALVAEATGVSVIYIPPRREEKLKIESMFDETTMSIHLKEGVPPRAKKGTPGEWLLVDLDSKPLNREEVESIAKEIIEVAKRRPDGFIEIDRRGSTIIQLGKYRIVITRPPLSEGWEITVVRPVKKLRLEDYKLPSKLMRRLEERAEGILIAGAPGMGKTTFAQALAEYYASKGKIVKTIESPRDMVLPPTITQYSKTYADVGELHDILLLSRPDYTVFDELRTDEDFKLYIDLRLAGIGMIGVVHATSPIDAIQRFIRRVDIGMLPSIIDTVIFIHRGRVEKVYGLRMTVKLPTGLREADLARPVVEVRDVLTDELEYEIYTFGEQTVVVPVKQVATLGYEEKLKRIIERLIPGAEVEIRDNMVILNVPRIAAKTLMKKMKRLKKLEDKYGITIRVNMVG, encoded by the coding sequence GTGTATAGGTTAGAGCCCATCCCAGCCTATGTACCGGATACGAGTGTCGTCATAGAGGGACTAGTCTCCAGGCTTGTAAAGGAAGGGAGGATTAGGGGTAAAATACTGATCCATCGCGCTGTCATATCTGAACTCGAGAACCAGGCTAACCAGGGTAAGGCTACGGGGTTTTCTGGGCTGGAGGAGCTTAAGAGGCTACGGGAGCTGGCAGAGGAAGGACTAATAGATATTGAAATTGTTGGCCAGAGACCGTCACCGAGTGATATTAGGTATGCGCATCTAGGAGCTATTGACGCGCTCATAAGGGACTATGCGTACGAGAATGGTGCGACGCTCATAACGGCCGATAGGGTACAAGCGTTGGTTGCAGAGGCAACTGGCGTAAGTGTGATATACATACCGCCACGCCGTGAGGAGAAGCTGAAAATAGAATCAATGTTTGATGAGACAACAATGAGCATACATCTCAAGGAGGGTGTCCCGCCTCGAGCGAAGAAGGGTACACCCGGGGAGTGGCTGCTAGTAGACCTTGACTCAAAGCCTCTAAATAGAGAGGAGGTAGAGTCTATAGCTAAGGAGATTATCGAAGTTGCAAAGAGAAGACCCGACGGGTTCATAGAAATAGACCGTAGAGGCTCAACAATAATCCAGCTTGGCAAATATAGGATCGTGATTACAAGGCCGCCTTTAAGCGAGGGCTGGGAAATAACTGTTGTGAGGCCAGTCAAGAAACTTAGACTTGAAGACTACAAGCTGCCAAGCAAACTAATGCGTAGACTTGAGGAGCGTGCAGAAGGTATACTCATTGCGGGAGCGCCAGGCATGGGTAAGACTACGTTTGCACAAGCACTGGCAGAGTACTATGCTTCCAAAGGAAAGATAGTGAAGACCATAGAGTCGCCGCGCGATATGGTGCTTCCTCCCACGATAACACAGTATTCTAAAACTTATGCGGATGTGGGCGAACTACATGATATACTACTGTTGAGTAGGCCCGACTACACAGTATTCGACGAGCTTAGAACCGATGAGGACTTCAAGCTGTATATTGATCTAAGGCTTGCAGGTATAGGTATGATAGGCGTTGTACACGCTACATCACCCATAGACGCTATACAGAGGTTCATAAGGAGAGTAGACATAGGCATGTTGCCAAGCATAATAGATACGGTTATATTCATACATCGGGGACGTGTAGAGAAAGTCTATGGCCTTCGCATGACAGTAAAGCTGCCAACGGGCCTTCGGGAGGCAGATCTCGCCCGCCCTGTAGTAGAGGTGAGAGACGTACTAACAGACGAACTGGAATACGAGATATACACCTTTGGAGAACAGACCGTAGTAGTTCCTGTAAAACAAGTCGCTACTCTAGGTTATGAGGAAAAGCTGAAGAGGATAATCGAGAGACTAATACCGGGCGCTGAAGTCGAGATAAGAGACAATATGGTCATATTGAATGTGCCACGCATAGCGGCGAAAACCCTCATGAAGAAGATGAAGAGGCTAAAGAAGCTAGAAGACAAGTACGGCATTACGATTAGGGTGAACATGGTTGGGTAG
- a CDS encoding helix-turn-helix domain-containing protein yields MQLTIYERSMASCLLWFIRRFYTNNELSELLGVPPSLLSRYTNARNAPPEDLVWRILDVFLKSNRIRKYVSTLVEKKILAGLAEDKGFICGLTLSAIHVLERKRGITGLDLVITFNEPIVEVGYTVARRLHARLIIGYYPPFTPPGADYCVVLEASNTLHMPLCFQEFPRPRLRRHEALVILPFLIQIPREALVSAISSLISVKLVVAPLCRHGTDNASEAKFTCLYTL; encoded by the coding sequence GTGCAGCTTACGATATATGAGCGCTCTATGGCCTCGTGCCTATTATGGTTTATACGCCGCTTCTACACTAACAACGAGCTGAGCGAACTACTGGGAGTTCCGCCATCGCTTTTGAGCCGATACACTAACGCCAGGAATGCACCACCAGAGGACCTTGTATGGCGAATACTTGACGTGTTTTTGAAATCCAACAGGATTCGTAAGTACGTATCCACACTCGTCGAGAAGAAGATCCTGGCTGGACTTGCCGAGGACAAAGGGTTTATCTGCGGGCTTACCTTAAGTGCAATACATGTCCTGGAGCGGAAAAGAGGCATTACTGGGCTCGACTTAGTTATAACATTTAATGAGCCTATTGTAGAGGTTGGATACACTGTAGCACGTAGACTTCATGCGCGACTAATAATAGGCTATTATCCGCCTTTCACGCCTCCAGGCGCAGATTACTGTGTGGTGCTTGAGGCTAGCAATACCCTGCACATGCCACTATGCTTCCAGGAATTCCCACGGCCAAGGTTACGACGACACGAAGCTCTAGTTATTCTCCCCTTCCTCATACAAATTCCACGAGAAGCGCTTGTTAGTGCTATCTCCTCCCTCATCTCGGTAAAACTTGTAGTTGCTCCGCTCTGCAGACACGGCACAGATAATGCATCGGAGGCCAAATTTACCTGCCTCTACACTCTCTAA
- the hjc gene encoding Holliday junction resolvase Hjc, with amino-acid sequence MGRAQIRSKGFNAERELARKLWSRGFAVVRAPASGSKAKHVFYPDLVAMYRGKIFVFEVKYRTTSETIYIEKEKILKLVDFAERAGGKAYIAIKLLGKGWLVVPVDNLAETAGGRYKIDLNSMKVLTLDEFVNRIQNESLTRYVARHV; translated from the coding sequence TTGGGTAGAGCACAGATACGTAGCAAGGGATTCAACGCTGAAAGAGAACTCGCTCGCAAGCTATGGAGTAGGGGGTTTGCCGTAGTAAGAGCACCAGCAAGTGGCTCTAAGGCAAAGCATGTCTTCTATCCTGATCTAGTAGCTATGTATCGCGGAAAAATATTCGTCTTCGAGGTAAAGTATCGTACAACAAGCGAGACAATATACATAGAGAAGGAGAAGATATTGAAACTCGTTGACTTTGCTGAGCGTGCTGGAGGAAAAGCATACATAGCAATAAAGCTACTGGGCAAGGGTTGGCTAGTGGTCCCTGTTGATAACCTTGCAGAGACAGCGGGTGGAAGATACAAGATAGACCTAAATAGCATGAAGGTACTAACATTAGATGAATTCGTTAACAGGATTCAGAACGAGAGTCTAACAAGATACGTGGCACGCCATGTGTAG
- a CDS encoding DNA polymerase sliding clamp yields MGFRAVYPAATKFKYIIQTIAKVMDEIPFIVAQDGLDVRTLTPDKTTMIILRLPVTAFEEYQLDEDKKTFIVLADELNKVAKRGTRNDIVELKLDEEHRRLEVNFIDKKTNVVRSFYVSLREGTVEELAEPQVELTVTAKMMADDFKNVINDAKIVSDEVEFAAYEDRIEVYAESAQKKYMGVLKVGMPLITLNVEGGTPIRAKYSIDLLKAAVKATTAANTVTLEYGEALPMRLSFDLPGGGLLIYWISPRV; encoded by the coding sequence ATGGGGTTTAGAGCCGTCTACCCCGCAGCAACAAAGTTTAAGTATATAATCCAGACTATTGCAAAGGTTATGGATGAAATACCATTCATTGTTGCGCAAGACGGTCTAGACGTAAGAACGCTAACACCTGACAAGACGACAATGATTATACTAAGGCTTCCCGTTACAGCCTTCGAAGAGTACCAGTTAGACGAGGATAAGAAGACATTCATAGTGCTAGCTGACGAGCTTAACAAGGTTGCTAAGCGTGGTACGCGAAATGATATTGTTGAGCTGAAGCTTGACGAGGAGCATCGTAGACTTGAGGTTAACTTCATAGATAAAAAGACTAATGTTGTACGTAGCTTCTATGTATCTCTTCGTGAGGGTACTGTTGAAGAGCTTGCTGAACCGCAGGTGGAGCTAACGGTTACAGCGAAAATGATGGCTGACGACTTTAAGAATGTTATAAATGATGCAAAGATAGTAAGCGACGAAGTCGAGTTTGCGGCGTACGAGGATAGAATAGAAGTTTATGCTGAGTCGGCTCAGAAGAAGTATATGGGTGTACTCAAGGTTGGCATGCCACTTATAACGTTAAATGTTGAAGGCGGTACCCCGATACGTGCTAAGTACTCGATAGACTTGCTGAAAGCGGCTGTTAAGGCAACAACGGCTGCTAATACCGTAACACTGGAATATGGTGAGGCATTGCCGATGAGACTAAGCTTTGACCTGCCCGGCGGCGGGCTGTTAATATACTGGATATCGCCCAGAGTCTAG
- a CDS encoding helix-turn-helix domain-containing protein: MSTLRVKLDIEKLAATLVYSGYTYISVYQLARILGITTRTAGRILAEMERKGLVSRWSRRTYKLDVARALAGETFAQTSEACPSNSRTPPAA; this comes from the coding sequence ATGTCTACGCTTCGCGTTAAACTCGACATAGAAAAGCTTGCAGCGACACTCGTTTACAGCGGTTACACATACATAAGCGTATACCAGCTCGCACGAATACTAGGCATTACCACCAGGACTGCAGGAAGAATCCTAGCGGAAATGGAGCGTAAGGGTCTAGTGTCACGCTGGAGCAGAAGAACATATAAGCTAGACGTTGCAAGAGCGCTAGCTGGTGAAACATTTGCCCAAACCAGTGAAGCTTGTCCTAGTAACAGCAGAACACCACCCGCAGCATAA
- a CDS encoding Mrp/NBP35 family ATP-binding protein → MSSQNGQQRSVPPGVRARIEAIKKIRKQEEMIKESMRKVKYKIAVLSGKGGVGKSFVTASLAFALAYMGKRVGVLDADIYGPSIPKMMGVPPGTVYGTEDGRLIPPTAPLGVKVLSVGLMLPQEDLPVIWRGPLSSSAIREMLAYAEWGELDYLLIDLPPGTGDEQLTIMQLIKDLTGVLIVTIPSDVSGVIVSKAVNFVRRLGANIIGIIENMSYFRCPDGSIHYIFGEGAGKKVAEKYNVRFLGEIPIDPRISRANDAGEPFFLKYPDSEASKAFLKIAGNVAEIVEGKSQNSMS, encoded by the coding sequence ATGAGTTCACAAAATGGCCAGCAGCGTAGTGTTCCGCCAGGAGTGCGGGCACGGATCGAAGCTATAAAGAAGATTAGGAAGCAGGAGGAAATGATCAAAGAGAGTATGAGAAAGGTAAAGTACAAAATAGCTGTATTGAGCGGTAAAGGTGGGGTAGGAAAATCATTTGTAACTGCTAGCCTAGCATTCGCCTTAGCGTATATGGGCAAACGTGTTGGAGTATTAGACGCTGATATTTACGGTCCATCAATCCCTAAGATGATGGGTGTCCCACCAGGCACTGTCTACGGGACAGAAGATGGCAGGCTGATACCACCAACAGCTCCTCTAGGAGTGAAAGTATTATCGGTAGGCCTTATGCTTCCACAGGAGGACTTGCCAGTCATATGGCGTGGTCCCCTCTCCTCATCAGCTATACGTGAAATGCTTGCATACGCAGAGTGGGGGGAGCTGGACTACTTACTCATAGACTTACCACCAGGCACAGGCGATGAGCAGTTAACAATAATGCAGCTGATAAAGGATCTAACAGGTGTTCTAATAGTAACGATACCCTCTGACGTCTCTGGAGTAATTGTTTCCAAGGCTGTAAATTTTGTTCGAAGGCTTGGAGCAAATATCATAGGCATAATTGAAAACATGAGCTACTTCCGTTGTCCTGATGGAAGCATACACTACATCTTTGGTGAGGGTGCGGGTAAGAAAGTTGCAGAGAAATACAACGTTAGGTTCCTGGGTGAGATACCGATAGACCCGAGAATCTCACGTGCCAATGATGCTGGCGAACCATTCTTCCTAAAGTACCCTGACAGCGAGGCTTCCAAGGCATTCCTCAAGATAGCAGGCAATGTTGCCGAGATAGTTGAAGGAAAATCACAGAATAGCATGAGTTGA
- a CDS encoding class I SAM-dependent methyltransferase: MTILVPYVPTPIPVVYKMLELAGASSDDVLYDLGCGDGRIPIIAARDFGVKRAYCVEIRSDLARQAAENARKQGVSDKVIVVNEDMFRVKLTDATIVTLFLLTSVNDALATKLTSELKYGTRIVSHEFRITKWRPLVYATINDGRVSHNIYLYIIGWSETSNTILRARNHGSM, from the coding sequence ATGACTATTCTAGTACCATATGTCCCAACACCAATACCCGTTGTCTATAAGATGCTTGAGCTTGCCGGCGCATCCAGCGACGACGTACTATATGACCTCGGGTGTGGAGACGGCAGGATACCCATTATAGCTGCGAGAGATTTTGGTGTTAAACGTGCGTACTGTGTAGAAATACGAAGTGACCTGGCAAGGCAAGCTGCCGAAAACGCGCGTAAACAAGGTGTTAGCGACAAGGTAATCGTTGTGAATGAGGACATGTTCAGGGTCAAACTAACAGATGCAACCATTGTAACACTATTCCTCTTAACAAGTGTAAATGATGCATTAGCAACAAAGCTGACAAGCGAGCTTAAGTATGGAACAAGGATAGTCTCTCACGAGTTTAGAATAACGAAATGGAGACCTCTCGTATACGCAACAATAAATGATGGCAGAGTATCACACAACATCTACCTATACATAATTGGCTGGTCCGAAACATCTAACACGATACTTAGAGCGCGAAACCACGGCTCAATGTAA